In the genome of Chloroflexota bacterium, one region contains:
- the proB gene encoding glutamate 5-kinase, with amino-acid sequence MSAPGVSLKYRRVVAKVGTNLLTGGSDKLDAFFLADLVAQIAGLRKQGVELLLVTSGAIAAGQEALALPKSRRDIPLKQMMAAVGQGRLMHRYQEQFDRHKVVVAQALITKGDLDNRESYLNVRNTLEGLVSLGVVPIINENDVVDVREIRDDVFGDNDNLSAVVATVVHADLLVILTDIAGLYTADPRKDAQAKLLPRVERIDAAIEDLAGGAGSARGRGGMITKIQAAKVATAAGIPVIIADGHEKDVLPRLVRGEAVGTLFAAAAARADSKHRWMLAGIGSKGAIVVDDGAAKALSLQNKSLLPAGVRAVEGKFERGDLVDIRDGRGLRIARGVTNYSSADLDKVKGARSADVQKLLGYRFGDEVVHRNDLALVDGAKAS; translated from the coding sequence ATGTCAGCACCAGGTGTCTCTCTGAAATATCGGAGGGTCGTTGCCAAAGTCGGCACGAATCTCCTCACAGGCGGCAGCGATAAGCTGGACGCCTTCTTCCTTGCTGACCTTGTGGCCCAGATCGCGGGCCTGCGGAAGCAGGGCGTCGAACTTTTGCTAGTTACCTCCGGCGCCATCGCCGCAGGCCAGGAGGCCCTCGCCCTCCCCAAAAGCCGCCGTGACATCCCCCTAAAGCAGATGATGGCCGCCGTCGGCCAGGGCAGGCTCATGCACCGCTATCAGGAGCAGTTTGATAGACATAAAGTCGTCGTGGCCCAGGCCCTTATCACCAAGGGCGATTTGGACAACCGCGAAAGCTACCTCAACGTTCGCAACACCTTAGAGGGCCTGGTCAGCCTCGGCGTCGTTCCCATCATCAATGAGAACGACGTGGTGGACGTTCGGGAGATTCGCGACGACGTCTTTGGCGATAACGATAACCTCTCGGCGGTCGTCGCCACCGTCGTCCACGCTGATCTGCTCGTCATCCTCACCGATATCGCTGGCCTCTACACCGCCGACCCCCGCAAAGATGCCCAGGCCAAGCTCCTCCCTCGCGTGGAGCGCATAGATGCCGCAATTGAAGATCTCGCCGGCGGCGCGGGGAGCGCCCGGGGCAGAGGCGGCATGATTACCAAGATTCAAGCCGCCAAGGTCGCCACGGCCGCAGGCATTCCCGTCATCATCGCCGATGGTCATGAGAAGGACGTGCTCCCCAGGCTCGTTCGCGGCGAAGCCGTCGGCACCCTCTTCGCCGCCGCTGCGGCCAGGGCTGATAGCAAACATCGTTGGATGCTCGCGGGCATCGGTTCGAAGGGAGCCATCGTTGTGGATGATGGCGCGGCGAAGGCCCTCTCACTCCAGAACAAGAGCCTCCTCCCCGCTGGCGTGCGCGCCGTCGAAGGCAAGTTCGAGCGAGGCGACCTTGTGGACATCCGCGATGGCCGTGGCCTCCGCATCGCTCGCGGCGTCACCAACTACAGCTCGGCCGACCTCGATAAAGTGAAAGGCGCGCGCTCCGCCGATGTCCAGAAACTCCTCGGCTATCGCTTCGGCGATGAAGTCGTGCACCGGAACGACCTTGCCCTCGTTGACGGCGCGAAGGCGAGTTAG
- a CDS encoding transketolase family protein: MAKAAMRDRYGEVLVKLGEENPNVVFVGGDLNKSVMSVAFGKKFPERFFDLGAAEANMMNVAAGLAASGKIPFVSTFAVFATGNAFEQIRVGIAQSNLNVKIVVTHAGIVTGEDGISAQSIEDIALMCSFPTFNVVVPADVIETEQAVRAAANTQGPFYIRLVRPATKIVLPQSYQFRLGKAATLREGKDLTIIACGVMVAAALEAAEALAKAGIQARVLNMASLRPFDEAAVLAAAKETGAIVTAEEHLKHGGLGAAAARALAEKAPTPVEMVALPDGYCESGTPDELLVKYHLTPGDIEAAAKRAIGRKRS, from the coding sequence ATCGCAAAGGCGGCGATGCGGGACCGCTACGGAGAAGTCCTTGTCAAGCTGGGCGAGGAGAACCCGAACGTCGTCTTCGTGGGCGGCGACCTGAACAAGTCGGTGATGTCGGTGGCGTTCGGGAAGAAGTTCCCCGAGCGTTTCTTCGACCTGGGCGCCGCCGAGGCGAACATGATGAACGTGGCGGCGGGGCTCGCCGCCTCCGGCAAGATACCCTTTGTGAGCACGTTCGCCGTCTTCGCCACGGGGAACGCCTTCGAGCAGATTCGCGTGGGCATCGCGCAATCGAACCTCAACGTGAAGATCGTGGTGACACACGCCGGCATCGTGACCGGGGAGGACGGCATCTCGGCGCAGTCCATCGAAGATATCGCGCTGATGTGCTCTTTCCCCACATTCAATGTCGTGGTGCCGGCGGACGTGATCGAGACGGAGCAGGCGGTGCGCGCGGCGGCGAACACCCAGGGCCCCTTTTATATCCGGCTGGTGCGCCCGGCGACCAAGATCGTCCTGCCGCAGAGCTACCAGTTCCGCCTGGGCAAAGCGGCGACGCTGCGCGAGGGGAAAGACCTTACCATCATCGCCTGCGGCGTGATGGTGGCGGCGGCGCTGGAGGCAGCAGAGGCGCTGGCGAAGGCGGGCATCCAGGCGCGGGTGCTGAACATGGCCTCCCTGAGGCCGTTCGATGAGGCGGCGGTGCTGGCAGCGGCCAAGGAGACGGGAGCCATCGTGACGGCGGAAGAGCACCTGAAGCACGGCGGCCTCGGCGCGGCGGCTGCGCGGGCGCTGGCGGAGAAGGCGCCGACGCCGGTGGAGATGGTGGCGCTGCCGGACGGCTACTGCGAATCCGGGACACCGGACGAGCTGCTGGTAAAGTATCACCTGACGCCTGGAGACATCGAAGCGGCGGCGAAGCGGGCCATCGGGCGCAAAAGGTCCTAA
- the mfd gene encoding transcription-repair coupling factor, translating into MALQPWRQACAASEKYSTFRGRLRQQPPWYNGLTRGRSASEPRFRVVLRDMSNLLGLLDTIGELPGYHAMEQALARQGEPASATVMDAAKPFLLAALWRRGRRPMLVVTARPEAARALQEQVLSYLGEMAPVILLPEPDALHYERLASERVTIHQRLRAFSALAGLTIDGPPMVIASVYAAAVRTISPGLLWEATHRISRGSKGDPATLMRSWAEAGYVTESVAETPGSMSKRGGILDIYPPTSPHPVRLDFFGNIVESIRYFDPLTQRSEGEVEELVIGPATEVLAPQGWRMPSLNVSGLSTAAAGRLAESLRRLAEREPFDESEMYRGLVNEAMGLDYLGAEAIIVADNIARMHEALDDIESQAAELRERLIKDGELPPDFPRPFPTSAEFTQAVEKRRRRLTLEPFASTEASLPFTTAPAYAGRSRAMMQELGVMARKGERIVLASQQSPRLAELLQEAGVPTATGLDSAPAKGIVSLVHTSLAEGWSLAEEGITLLTDAEIFGIAKQRRYIRRRPVQRQSIITDLAVGDHVVHIDYGIGKFIGTTVRKVDDREREYLTIEYADGDRLLTPTDQLDRLSPYIGASDKPPTLTRLGTQEWTRAKERVKESAAKVAKELLALYVAREIVQGHAFPPDTPWQKEMEAAFPYVETPDQMKAIVDVKSDMERPKPMDRIITGDVGFGKTEVAIRAAFKTVMDGMQAAVLVPTTVLALQHLETFRQRMAAFPTRIEMLSRFVSDKRQTEITDDLAEGKIDIVIGTHRLLQRDVSFKNLGLVIIDEEQRFGVAHKERLKELRREVDVLSMSATPIPRTLYMALAGVRDMSVMETPPEERQPIKTYVAQFDERMIRDAILHELERGGQVFFVHNRVYNISAVAERIQRLVPEARVIVGHGQMPEELLERVMLDFLQGKADVLVCTTIIESGLDMPNVNTLIVNDADRMGLSQLHQLRGRVGRSANRAFAYFLYKPDRQLTETAEKRLRTIMTATELGAGFKIALKDLEIRGAGNLLGVEQHGYISSVGFELYVRLLGEAVEELKALREDDTTKREPKPPAPMIDLPVAAHIPESYIGDMGTRLTIYTRMAHLKEATEVDEIAEELKDRFGPWPESVENLLFMLKVKLLAQKAGVLNISTETGELVLTGDEKTWANLLGVQRPYGDGVRIGHTRVRLDINKLGRRWRTVLTAMLTQAKGREKQKSAGNRR; encoded by the coding sequence ATGGCTCTCCAACCCTGGCGGCAGGCATGCGCCGCATCTGAAAAGTATAGCACTTTCAGGGGTCGGCTCCGGCAGCAACCGCCTTGGTACAATGGTCTTACACGGGGTCGCTCGGCGAGCGAACCCCGGTTTCGTGTTGTCTTGAGGGATATGTCGAACCTTTTAGGGCTGCTGGATACGATCGGAGAGCTGCCCGGCTACCACGCCATGGAACAGGCGCTGGCGCGGCAGGGCGAGCCTGCTTCGGCCACAGTGATGGATGCGGCGAAGCCCTTCCTGCTGGCAGCGTTGTGGCGCAGGGGCCGCCGCCCCATGCTGGTGGTGACGGCACGGCCGGAGGCGGCGCGCGCGCTACAGGAGCAGGTGCTGAGCTATCTAGGTGAGATGGCTCCGGTCATCCTGCTCCCAGAGCCGGATGCGCTGCACTATGAGCGCCTGGCTTCAGAGCGGGTGACGATCCACCAGCGCCTGAGGGCCTTCAGCGCCCTGGCCGGGCTCACCATTGACGGCCCGCCGATGGTAATCGCTTCGGTATATGCGGCGGCAGTGCGCACGATCTCGCCAGGACTGCTCTGGGAGGCAACGCACCGCATCTCGCGCGGCTCCAAGGGAGACCCGGCGACGCTGATGCGCTCCTGGGCAGAGGCCGGGTACGTGACGGAGAGCGTGGCGGAGACGCCAGGCTCCATGAGCAAGCGCGGCGGCATCTTAGACATCTACCCGCCGACGAGCCCGCATCCTGTGCGGCTCGATTTCTTCGGGAACATCGTGGAGAGCATCCGCTACTTCGATCCGCTGACCCAGCGCTCCGAGGGCGAAGTGGAGGAGCTTGTCATCGGTCCGGCAACGGAGGTGCTTGCACCCCAGGGATGGAGAATGCCTTCGCTGAACGTCTCCGGGCTTAGCACGGCGGCGGCGGGTCGCCTGGCCGAGAGCCTTCGAAGGCTGGCAGAGCGCGAGCCGTTCGATGAATCGGAGATGTACCGAGGCCTGGTCAACGAGGCGATGGGCCTCGACTATCTCGGCGCTGAGGCCATCATTGTGGCGGACAATATCGCCAGGATGCACGAGGCGCTGGACGACATCGAATCCCAGGCGGCGGAGCTTCGCGAACGACTTATCAAGGACGGCGAACTGCCGCCGGATTTCCCACGCCCGTTTCCTACCTCCGCCGAGTTCACCCAGGCAGTGGAGAAGAGACGGCGGCGCTTGACGCTGGAACCCTTCGCCTCCACGGAAGCCTCGCTCCCGTTCACCACTGCGCCCGCTTACGCGGGGCGCAGCCGCGCCATGATGCAGGAGCTTGGCGTCATGGCGCGGAAGGGCGAGCGCATCGTGCTTGCGAGCCAGCAATCGCCGCGCCTGGCCGAGCTGTTGCAAGAGGCGGGCGTGCCGACAGCCACGGGACTCGATAGCGCCCCGGCGAAGGGTATCGTCTCCCTGGTACACACGAGCCTGGCGGAAGGCTGGTCGCTCGCCGAGGAGGGCATCACGCTCTTAACCGACGCGGAGATCTTCGGCATCGCGAAACAGCGGCGGTACATCCGACGCCGCCCGGTGCAGCGACAATCCATCATAACCGACCTAGCCGTGGGCGATCACGTGGTGCACATTGACTACGGCATCGGCAAGTTCATCGGCACGACGGTGCGGAAGGTGGACGACCGCGAGCGGGAATACCTCACGATCGAATATGCGGACGGCGACCGCTTGCTGACGCCGACGGACCAGCTGGACCGGCTCTCTCCCTACATCGGCGCGAGCGATAAGCCGCCGACGCTGACGCGGCTGGGCACGCAGGAGTGGACGCGCGCCAAGGAGCGGGTCAAAGAGTCGGCGGCAAAGGTGGCGAAGGAGCTGCTTGCCCTCTACGTAGCGCGGGAGATCGTGCAGGGGCATGCCTTCCCGCCGGACACGCCGTGGCAGAAGGAGATGGAGGCGGCCTTCCCCTACGTGGAGACGCCTGACCAGATGAAGGCCATCGTTGATGTGAAAAGCGATATGGAGAGGCCGAAGCCCATGGACCGCATCATCACGGGCGATGTGGGCTTTGGGAAGACAGAAGTGGCGATACGCGCCGCGTTCAAGACCGTCATGGACGGGATGCAGGCGGCGGTGCTGGTGCCGACGACGGTGCTGGCGCTCCAACACCTGGAGACCTTCCGCCAGCGCATGGCGGCCTTTCCCACGCGGATCGAGATGCTCTCGCGCTTCGTGAGCGACAAGCGGCAGACGGAGATCACGGATGACTTGGCGGAGGGCAAGATAGACATCGTCATCGGGACGCACCGCCTGCTGCAGAGGGATGTCTCGTTCAAGAACCTCGGCCTGGTGATCATTGACGAGGAGCAGCGCTTCGGCGTGGCCCACAAGGAGCGGCTGAAGGAGCTGCGGCGCGAGGTGGACGTTCTCTCCATGAGCGCGACGCCCATCCCGCGCACGCTCTACATGGCGCTGGCGGGGGTGCGCGACATGAGCGTGATGGAGACGCCGCCCGAAGAGCGCCAGCCCATCAAGACCTATGTGGCACAGTTCGACGAGCGGATGATCCGGGACGCGATTCTGCACGAGCTGGAGCGCGGCGGGCAGGTCTTCTTCGTCCACAACCGGGTCTACAACATCAGCGCCGTGGCCGAGCGCATCCAGCGGCTTGTCCCGGAGGCCCGCGTCATCGTGGGTCACGGCCAGATGCCCGAAGAGCTGCTGGAGCGGGTGATGCTGGACTTCCTGCAGGGCAAGGCCGACGTGCTGGTCTGCACCACCATCATCGAGTCGGGGCTGGATATGCCGAACGTGAACACGCTGATCGTGAACGACGCCGACCGGATGGGCCTTTCGCAACTGCACCAGCTGCGCGGGCGCGTGGGACGCTCGGCGAACCGGGCCTTCGCCTATTTCCTCTACAAGCCGGACCGCCAGCTGACGGAGACGGCGGAGAAGCGGCTGCGCACCATCATGACGGCGACGGAACTCGGCGCGGGCTTCAAGATTGCGCTGAAGGACCTGGAGATCCGCGGCGCAGGGAACCTCCTGGGCGTGGAACAGCACGGCTATATCAGCTCAGTGGGCTTTGAGCTGTACGTGCGGCTCCTGGGCGAAGCGGTGGAGGAGCTGAAGGCGCTGCGGGAAGACGACACGACAAAGCGGGAGCCGAAGCCGCCCGCGCCGATGATTGACCTGCCGGTGGCGGCGCACATCCCGGAGAGCTACATCGGCGATATGGGGACGCGGCTGACCATCTACACGCGCATGGCGCACCTGAAGGAGGCGACCGAGGTGGACGAAATCGCGGAGGAGCTGAAGGACCGCTTCGGCCCGTGGCCGGAATCGGTGGAGAATCTGCTCTTCATGCTGAAGGTGAAGCTGCTGGCGCAGAAGGCGGGCGTGCTGAACATCTCGACGGAGACGGGAGAGCTTGTCCTGACAGGCGACGAGAAGACATGGGCGAACCTGCTGGGCGTCCAGCGCCCCTACGGCGATGGGGTGCGGATCGGGCATACGCGGGTGCGGCTGGACATCAACAAGCTGGGCAGGCGCTGGCGCACGGTGCTGACGGCGATGCTGACGCAGGCGAAGGGGAGGGAGAAACAAAAATCGGCGGGAAACAGGCGGTGA
- a CDS encoding glutamate-5-semialdehyde dehydrogenase: MTSAAQDVEKKAKAAKAASRKLAGLSTTVKNKALEEIARALKSHEKEVLEANAKDIEAARAAGLADAPLNRLRLTPEKLDGIAADVRKVAMLPDPVGEVIDGWRLPNGLKVSRRRVPLGVLAAIFESRPNVTIDIASLCLKSGNACILRGGKEAIHSNTALARVASEAETRAGVPAGALQFVDNTDRALIGHLLTLKDYIDIVVPRGGADLIRNVAENAKMPVLTGGVGVCHTYVDASADLEKAVAVVVNAKTRNWSICNALDTLLVHQSIAASYLPRVGRALAEKGVELRCDERARATLAKEQGVNAVAAAPGDFGKEFLAPVAAVRVVNSLDEALDHIAQYGTGHSDAIITEDHSAATRFTDEVDTAVVYVNASTQFTDGAQFGLGAEIIDSTQKTIARGPVGLREITTYKWTVFGDGQVRP; the protein is encoded by the coding sequence ATGACATCCGCAGCGCAGGACGTAGAAAAGAAGGCTAAGGCGGCAAAGGCCGCTTCCCGCAAGCTTGCCGGCCTCTCCACCACGGTCAAGAACAAGGCCCTCGAGGAGATCGCCAGGGCGCTGAAGAGTCACGAGAAAGAAGTCCTTGAGGCGAACGCCAAGGACATCGAAGCCGCGCGCGCCGCAGGCCTGGCCGATGCGCCCCTCAACCGCCTGCGCCTGACGCCTGAAAAGCTCGATGGCATCGCCGCCGATGTTCGCAAAGTCGCTATGCTCCCGGATCCCGTCGGCGAGGTCATAGACGGCTGGCGTCTTCCCAACGGCCTCAAAGTGAGCCGCCGTCGCGTTCCCCTCGGCGTCCTCGCCGCCATCTTCGAAAGCCGCCCCAACGTCACCATAGATATCGCCTCCCTCTGCCTCAAATCGGGCAACGCCTGCATCCTTCGCGGCGGCAAGGAGGCGATACACTCCAATACCGCCCTCGCCCGCGTCGCCTCCGAGGCCGAGACTAGGGCCGGTGTCCCTGCCGGGGCTTTGCAGTTCGTGGACAACACGGATCGCGCTCTCATCGGCCATCTCCTCACGCTCAAGGACTACATTGATATCGTCGTCCCGCGCGGCGGCGCTGACCTGATCCGAAACGTCGCAGAAAACGCCAAGATGCCCGTCCTCACCGGAGGCGTCGGCGTCTGCCACACCTACGTGGACGCCTCGGCCGATCTGGAGAAGGCCGTCGCCGTCGTCGTCAACGCTAAGACGCGCAACTGGTCCATCTGCAACGCCCTCGATACGCTCCTTGTCCATCAGAGCATCGCGGCCTCCTATCTGCCGCGCGTCGGCCGCGCCCTTGCCGAAAAGGGCGTCGAGTTGCGCTGCGATGAGCGCGCCCGCGCCACCCTCGCCAAAGAGCAGGGCGTCAATGCCGTTGCCGCCGCCCCGGGCGATTTCGGCAAGGAGTTCCTTGCCCCGGTGGCCGCCGTCCGCGTCGTCAACTCCCTGGATGAGGCCCTTGACCACATCGCCCAGTACGGCACCGGCCATTCGGACGCCATCATCACCGAGGACCACAGCGCCGCCACGCGCTTCACGGATGAGGTGGACACCGCAGTCGTCTATGTCAACGCCTCCACCCAGTTCACGGATGGCGCGCAGTTCGGCCTGGGCGCGGAAATCATTGACTCCACCCAAAAGACCATCGCCCGCGGCCCTGTGGGCCTGCGTGAAATCACCACCTACAAGTGGACCGTCTTCGGCGATGGGCAGGTGCGCCCCTAG
- a CDS encoding flippase-like domain-containing protein — protein sequence MRIRDTGRAAGKVSPDAWRHRSGGEAGHRAQKVLSRGPQPPARARRLGVKGKRFLFSVLLAVAVYVGLFAYGNFSDVAHQLGDFRWIFLPAILGLTLFNYAMRWMKWEYYLRVANVRGVPWKESLNIFLAGLAMTLTPGKVGEWIKSYFLKEFHGVPASKSAPIVLAERVTDAFSMVLLSLGGLFLFRQEFIYVIAVAVFFLLCLAMFRFKPVATWSVALARRIPFLHRHAEFIYEFYQNAYIIFSPKALLISIALGFISWLGEGIAMYYVLLGLGAQNSWELAVQGVFILSIASLAGAALPLPGGLGAAEAVTSGLIKGLVGLPKDAAAAGVLLIRICTLWFGVAIGLISLFILTRRAQRRTPGTTRAAEPA from the coding sequence CTGCGAATCCGGGACACCGGACGAGCTGCTGGTAAAGTATCACCTGACGCCTGGAGACATCGAAGCGGCGGCGAAGCGGGCCATCGGGCGCAAAAGGTCCTAAGCCGTGGCCCGCAGCCCCCGGCAAGAGCAAGGCGGCTGGGCGTGAAGGGCAAGCGCTTCCTCTTTTCCGTTCTTCTTGCGGTGGCCGTGTACGTCGGCCTGTTTGCCTACGGCAACTTCTCCGATGTGGCGCACCAGTTGGGGGATTTCCGCTGGATCTTCCTGCCCGCGATCCTGGGTCTCACGCTCTTCAACTACGCCATGCGCTGGATGAAGTGGGAGTACTACCTCCGGGTGGCCAACGTCCGGGGCGTGCCGTGGAAGGAGAGCCTGAACATCTTCCTGGCTGGGCTGGCGATGACTCTGACGCCCGGGAAGGTGGGCGAGTGGATCAAGAGCTATTTCCTGAAGGAGTTTCACGGCGTCCCGGCAAGCAAATCGGCCCCCATCGTGCTAGCGGAGCGGGTGACGGACGCCTTCAGCATGGTGCTGCTCTCCCTGGGGGGGCTCTTCCTCTTCCGCCAGGAGTTCATCTATGTGATCGCCGTCGCGGTCTTCTTCTTGCTCTGCCTGGCGATGTTCCGCTTCAAGCCCGTCGCGACCTGGAGTGTTGCGCTGGCGCGCCGGATCCCGTTTCTGCACCGGCATGCCGAGTTCATCTACGAGTTCTATCAGAACGCGTACATCATCTTCTCACCCAAGGCGCTGCTGATCTCGATCGCGCTGGGCTTCATCTCATGGCTGGGCGAAGGGATCGCGATGTACTACGTGCTGTTGGGCCTAGGGGCGCAGAATTCGTGGGAGCTGGCGGTGCAGGGTGTCTTCATCCTCTCCATCGCCTCCCTGGCAGGGGCGGCGCTGCCGCTGCCAGGCGGCCTGGGCGCGGCGGAGGCAGTGACGTCCGGCCTCATCAAGGGGTTGGTGGGACTGCCGAAGGATGCGGCGGCGGCGGGGGTCCTGCTCATCCGCATCTGCACGCTCTGGTTCGGCGTGGCGATCGGCCTCATCTCGCTCTTCATCCTGACAAGGCGCGCGCAAAGGCGAACACCAGGAACAACGCGGGCAGCAGAGCCGGCCTGA
- a CDS encoding rhomboid family intramembrane serine protease: MIPLADVNHRSRGKPYVNIGLIAINTVVFVYTLFLNDLDQQLFFFKFGLIPKELTQGINYTDISTGFGDSLDIDSHMPAWGTVFTSMFIHGGVLHYLGNMVFLWVFGDNVEDKLGHAKYLAFYLLGGIAAAWTQVAINIDSEVPNIGASGAIAGVLGAYLLLYPFHQVRTAVIFFFIVVVRMPAIYLLGFWIILQLFSGVGSLDPSIESGVAYWAHIGGFAAGFLGIALLKLLYWKEPLWRRPKPPSDFWQVSR, translated from the coding sequence GTGATCCCGCTTGCGGACGTCAACCACCGGAGCCGTGGAAAACCGTACGTCAACATCGGCCTCATCGCGATCAACACGGTCGTCTTTGTCTACACCCTCTTCCTGAACGACCTGGACCAGCAGCTCTTCTTTTTCAAGTTCGGGCTGATCCCGAAAGAACTGACGCAGGGCATCAACTACACTGACATCTCCACAGGCTTCGGAGATAGCCTGGACATTGACTCCCATATGCCCGCGTGGGGGACGGTGTTCACCTCCATGTTCATCCACGGCGGCGTGCTGCACTACCTGGGGAACATGGTCTTCCTGTGGGTCTTTGGCGATAACGTGGAGGACAAGCTAGGCCACGCCAAATACCTAGCTTTCTATCTGCTGGGAGGCATCGCAGCGGCGTGGACGCAGGTGGCGATCAACATAGATTCGGAGGTGCCGAACATCGGGGCGAGCGGCGCCATCGCGGGAGTGCTGGGAGCCTACCTGCTGCTCTACCCATTCCACCAGGTGCGGACGGCGGTCATCTTCTTTTTCATCGTCGTTGTCCGCATGCCGGCCATCTACCTGCTCGGCTTTTGGATCATCCTGCAGCTTTTCAGCGGCGTCGGCTCGCTGGATCCGTCCATCGAAAGCGGCGTGGCCTACTGGGCGCACATAGGGGGCTTTGCGGCGGGCTTTCTCGGCATCGCCCTGCTGAAGCTGCTCTACTGGAAGGAGCCGTTGTGGCGCAGGCCGAAACCGCCTTCCGACTTCTGGCAGGTCAGCCGCTGA
- a CDS encoding transketolase: MAHTVATSSTKPLSVAELQAKAKVNRRHIVQMTHWAGSGHPGGSLSAIDMMTALYFRILRHNSQDPKWADRDRFILSKAHDCPALYACLAEAGYFPVEELKTFRKLNSRIQGHAHIKTPGVEMSGGSLGQGLSFGVGVALALRLEKRESKVYVMVGDGECDEGQVWEAAMAARHYKLSNLIVLLDRNRIQNDRSTSEVMELEPLPDKWRAFGFLVQEIDGHHMQEIVDALERARGLTGPIAIIAHTTKGKGVSFMENNADWHGKAPNADQLAQALKELA; this comes from the coding sequence ATGGCCCACACCGTCGCGACGAGTTCCACCAAGCCTCTCTCGGTTGCGGAGCTGCAGGCGAAGGCCAAGGTCAACAGGCGACACATCGTGCAGATGACCCACTGGGCGGGCAGCGGCCACCCCGGCGGCTCCCTTTCCGCGATTGACATGATGACGGCGCTCTATTTCCGCATCCTGCGCCACAATAGCCAGGACCCGAAGTGGGCAGACCGCGACCGGTTCATCCTAAGCAAGGCGCACGATTGCCCGGCGCTCTATGCCTGTCTCGCAGAAGCGGGATATTTCCCCGTGGAAGAGCTGAAGACGTTCCGCAAGCTGAACAGCCGCATCCAGGGACATGCCCACATCAAGACGCCGGGCGTTGAGATGTCCGGCGGCTCCCTTGGGCAAGGGCTCTCCTTCGGCGTTGGGGTCGCGCTGGCGCTGCGGCTTGAGAAGCGCGAGAGCAAGGTCTATGTGATGGTAGGCGACGGCGAGTGCGATGAGGGCCAGGTGTGGGAGGCGGCAATGGCGGCGCGGCACTACAAGCTGAGCAATCTCATCGTGCTGCTGGACCGCAACCGCATCCAGAACGACCGCTCCACGAGCGAGGTGATGGAGCTGGAGCCGCTGCCGGACAAGTGGCGAGCCTTCGGCTTCTTGGTGCAGGAGATAGACGGCCACCATATGCAGGAAATCGTGGATGCGCTGGAGCGGGCGCGCGGCCTCACGGGGCCCATCGCCATCATCGCACATACGACCAAGGGCAAGGGCGTCAGCTTCATGGAGAACAACGCCGACTGGCACGGCAAGGCGCCGAACGCCGACCAACTGGCCCAGGCCCTGAAGGAGCTGGCATGA
- a CDS encoding acyl-CoA dehydrogenase, translating into MDFAWTAKEQAFRQEIRDFLRKELPSDWLQRAGDDDESARDEFERGFAQKLGERGWLTCAWPKEYGGLGWSPMEQMIFNEEMALHKAPRKYMGNAISLAGPVIMIHGTEEQKRRHLPKIARAEVIWCQLFSEPNAGSDLASLQTFAEDKGDYFQLNGQKVWTSQGMESHWGILLARTDKDLPKHKGISYFLLDLALPGITRRPIVNMADVVHFGEFFFDNVRVPRDCLVGEKNKGWYLATTTLNFERSGIKVTVPAMQLFDEVLGLAKTGINGYRPIEHNPALRMKLADMAIQLQTSRMLSYKVGWMQNAGKIPSYESSIARLFATELTQRLTQLCMEVLGHWGELTHESRLTALRGKVQKLYRGQRAITIGSGTSEIQRNTIAMRGLGLPRG; encoded by the coding sequence GTGGACTTTGCATGGACAGCAAAAGAGCAGGCCTTCCGCCAGGAGATCCGGGACTTCTTGAGAAAGGAGTTGCCCTCGGACTGGCTGCAGCGCGCCGGGGACGACGACGAGAGCGCGCGGGACGAGTTCGAGCGTGGGTTCGCGCAGAAGCTTGGGGAGCGCGGCTGGCTGACGTGCGCCTGGCCCAAGGAGTACGGCGGGCTAGGCTGGTCGCCGATGGAGCAGATGATCTTCAACGAGGAGATGGCGCTCCACAAGGCTCCGCGGAAGTACATGGGGAACGCCATCTCCCTGGCGGGGCCCGTAATCATGATCCACGGGACGGAGGAGCAGAAGCGGCGGCACCTGCCGAAGATCGCGCGGGCGGAGGTGATCTGGTGCCAGCTCTTCAGCGAGCCAAACGCGGGCTCGGACCTTGCCTCTTTGCAGACGTTCGCAGAGGACAAAGGCGACTATTTCCAGCTGAACGGGCAGAAGGTGTGGACGAGCCAGGGGATGGAGTCCCACTGGGGCATCCTGCTGGCGCGGACGGACAAGGACCTGCCCAAGCACAAGGGCATCAGCTATTTTCTGCTGGACCTAGCGCTGCCGGGGATCACGCGGCGGCCCATCGTGAACATGGCGGACGTGGTCCACTTCGGCGAGTTCTTCTTCGATAATGTGCGCGTGCCGAGGGACTGTCTAGTGGGCGAGAAGAACAAGGGCTGGTACCTGGCGACGACAACGCTGAACTTCGAGCGCTCCGGCATCAAGGTGACGGTGCCGGCGATGCAGCTCTTCGACGAGGTGCTGGGCCTGGCGAAGACGGGCATCAACGGCTATAGGCCGATCGAGCATAACCCCGCGCTGCGCATGAAGCTGGCGGATATGGCGATCCAGCTGCAAACTTCGCGGATGCTCTCCTACAAGGTGGGGTGGATGCAGAACGCCGGGAAGATCCCGAGCTACGAATCGTCCATCGCGCGGCTCTTCGCCACCGAGCTGACCCAGCGCCTTACGCAACTGTGCATGGAAGTGCTGGGGCACTGGGGCGAGTTGACACACGAGAGCAGGCTGACGGCGCTGCGGGGCAAGGTGCAAAAGCTCTACCGCGGCCAGCGAGCGATTACAATAGGGAGCGGCACTTCAGAGATCCAGCGCAACACCATCGCGATGCGAGGTCTAGGCCTGCCGCGAGGCTGA